The Penaeus chinensis breed Huanghai No. 1 chromosome 36, ASM1920278v2, whole genome shotgun sequence genome includes a region encoding these proteins:
- the LOC125045098 gene encoding uncharacterized protein LOC125045098 translates to MYLWKGVAAGALLAAGVVRADVTLYVRLGEGACGSAVKSVPTKLLLCGAVCVVYNWCVSFSYGGGVCNLHQQLTGPDGSPGMDCYVPADPTTGIPLQIVSETTTAASLAGGTCYTVDTAPCGAEHEGAFYLHPTDCGKYLRCTGGRIYEMPCPGGLVFDITKSVCDYPANVMTGCTC, encoded by the exons ATGTACCTCTGGAAGGGCGTGGCCGCAGGGGCGCTGTTGGCGGCGGGCGTCGTGCGGGCTGACGTCACTCTCTACGTGCGCCTGGGCGAAGGGGCGTGTGGAAGCGCCGTCAAGTCTGTGCCAACGAAACTCCTTCTGTGTGGCGCGGTCTGCGTTGTCT ATAACTGGTGCGTGAGCTTCAGCTACGGAGGCGGGGTGTGCAACCTGCATCAACAGCTGACCGGCCCTGACGGTTCTCCGGGCATGGACTGTTACGTTCCTG CCGATCCAACAACGGGCATTCCTCTCCAGATT GTATCTGAGACGACAACTGCAGCATCCTTGGCAGGAG GAACATGCTACACAGTGGACACAGCGCCTTGCGGGGCTGAGCACGAAGGCGCGTTCTATCTCCACCCAACAGACTGCGGCAA GTATCTCCGCTGTACGGGAGGAAGAATTTACGAAATGCCCTGTCCCGGAGGCCTGGTGTTCGACATAACGAAGAGTGTTTGTGATTATCCTGCAAATGTAATGACAGGGTGCACGTGCTGA